In Anaerofustis stercorihominis DSM 17244, the following proteins share a genomic window:
- a CDS encoding YihY/virulence factor BrkB family protein, which produces MNLYQFLKDIKSSLDKLSEDFIYTFAAQSAFFMMFSFVPLIMIIVLLVQYLPLTQEELISISIHIFPQALAGFITDLFKGLYINYSGTVLLVTFLTLVWSASKGIYSISKGLNTIYKTKDERNYIQIRGVSLLYTICFGLIFLSVIILLIFGINIAKFLQSELFFIGDLHINYSYLGGFFLLLAIFLITFCVLPKRKCHILKELPGAIFSSAGWIIFSWLYSLYITKVGANSLIYGSLSAVILFMLWLYICMYIIFLGGELNVVLQTYDIKKIVKSWFSKPKKKATLKDYFKLLF; this is translated from the coding sequence ATGAACCTATATCAGTTTTTAAAGGACATCAAATCAAGCCTTGACAAACTAAGTGAAGATTTTATTTATACATTCGCTGCACAGTCGGCTTTCTTTATGATGTTCTCTTTCGTACCTCTGATAATGATAATCGTCTTGCTCGTACAGTACCTTCCTTTGACACAGGAAGAACTCATAAGCATATCTATCCATATATTCCCTCAGGCGCTCGCAGGCTTTATCACTGACTTATTCAAGGGACTATATATAAACTACTCGGGAACAGTGCTCCTCGTTACATTTCTAACGCTTGTATGGTCTGCTTCAAAGGGTATTTACTCAATATCCAAGGGACTTAACACAATATATAAAACAAAAGATGAAAGAAATTATATTCAAATAAGAGGGGTATCTCTCCTCTACACGATTTGTTTCGGACTTATTTTCCTTTCGGTAATAATCCTGTTGATATTTGGGATAAACATAGCTAAATTTCTGCAAAGCGAACTGTTTTTTATAGGTGATCTTCATATAAATTACAGTTATCTGGGTGGATTTTTCTTGCTCCTTGCAATATTTCTTATAACATTCTGCGTACTTCCAAAGAGAAAATGTCATATCTTAAAAGAACTTCCCGGGGCGATATTTTCCTCGGCAGGCTGGATAATATTCTCCTGGCTTTACTCATTATATATAACAAAGGTCGGAGCAAACTCGCTTATTTACGGTTCTCTAAGTGCGGTGATACTCTTCATGCTTTGGCTATACATCTGCATGTATATAATCTTCCTCGGTGGAGAACTGAACGTTGTGCTTCAAACCTATGACATAAAGAAAATAGTAAAAAGCTGGTTTAGTAAACCAAAGAAAAAAGCGACGTTAAAGGATTATTTTAAACTGCTTTTTTAA
- a CDS encoding patatin-like phospholipase family protein: MFNFIKKKKTGICFSGGGVKGFAHIGVIKALEENGIKFDMASGNSAGSIVGALYALGIGADEMLDYSLSMEVRDIINYKSVRNKLSFDSAKDLINSFKGITLSPAIDSENIEKFFLGIGGDKLFNDTLIPFYAVSTDLKSGKLVVMDKGRLATAVRASSAIPGVFTPVVSDKYTLVDGLVLNNMPADILKDKGADKVLSINLKKYSKIGTDSTKYFDMLFATIDIMADRSLYDGINASDLVINPYLEDTKLTLDDNYIKQVYDFGYKEAMTNMDKIVKMFGK, from the coding sequence ATGTTTAACTTTATTAAGAAGAAAAAGACGGGAATATGCTTCAGCGGAGGCGGTGTGAAAGGTTTTGCTCATATCGGAGTCATAAAAGCTTTGGAAGAGAATGGTATCAAGTTCGATATGGCTTCGGGAAACAGTGCGGGGAGTATCGTAGGTGCTTTGTATGCACTGGGTATAGGTGCGGATGAAATGCTTGATTATTCACTCAGCATGGAAGTAAGGGATATAATCAATTATAAAAGTGTCAGAAATAAACTTAGTTTCGATTCCGCCAAGGATTTGATAAATTCTTTTAAAGGGATAACCCTTTCTCCTGCGATAGATTCGGAAAATATAGAGAAGTTCTTTTTGGGTATCGGAGGAGATAAGTTATTCAATGATACTTTGATTCCTTTTTATGCGGTCAGCACGGACTTGAAAAGCGGTAAGCTGGTAGTAATGGATAAGGGCAGACTTGCTACTGCGGTCAGAGCCAGCAGTGCCATACCGGGCGTTTTCACTCCCGTTGTAAGCGATAAATATACTCTAGTCGACGGGCTCGTATTAAATAATATGCCTGCGGATATCTTAAAGGATAAGGGTGCGGACAAGGTCCTTAGTATAAACTTAAAGAAGTATTCCAAAATAGGTACCGACAGCACGAAGTACTTCGATATGCTTTTCGCTACCATAGATATCATGGCTGACAGGAGCCTTTACGACGGTATCAATGCTTCCGATCTTGTAATAAATCCATATTTGGAAGATACTAAGCTTACTTTAGACGATAATTATATCAAACAGGTTTACGACTTCGGGTATAAAGAAGCTATGACCAACATGGATAAGATAGTAAAGATGTTCGGGAAATAG
- the mgtE gene encoding magnesium transporter yields MNKGELILKLLDSRDFRRIKDVLKEMNFADIALLFNEIPLEDIPLIFRVLPKDTASDVFAELDNDIREYLIKSFSDDELREVLDLLFVDDTVDIIEEMPASVAKRILKHTDYKTRKQINEILKYPEDSAGSIMTTEFVSLRKDMDVYDAFLKIKATGIDKETIYTLYVTDSKKKLIGLVSTKDLLLSDMEDKIEDIMETNIIYANTLEDREEVVKLFHKYDLLAIPVVDNEKRLIGIITVDDVIDVIVEEDTEDFEKMAAMTPSEDTYFKTSVFTHAKKRFGWLLFLMLSATFTQTIITHYELAFAVVPILASFIPMISDTGGNCGSQSATMVIRGMSLDEIKPKDILKVVKKESAISIMVGVVLSLVNGLRIILTYHNITLAIVLGLTLICTVFMSKILGCILPILAKIIKVDPAVMASPLISTVVDACSLIIYFNIAMNILHI; encoded by the coding sequence ATGAACAAAGGAGAATTAATATTAAAACTTTTAGATAGTCGTGACTTCAGAAGGATCAAAGATGTACTAAAAGAAATGAATTTTGCGGATATTGCTCTTCTTTTTAATGAAATCCCATTGGAAGACATTCCGCTTATTTTTCGTGTTTTGCCAAAAGACACGGCAAGCGATGTATTTGCGGAACTTGATAACGATATCCGGGAATATCTTATAAAGTCTTTCAGCGATGATGAATTAAGAGAAGTTTTGGATTTATTATTTGTAGATGATACCGTAGACATAATAGAAGAAATGCCTGCAAGTGTCGCAAAGAGGATATTAAAGCATACGGACTATAAAACCAGAAAGCAGATAAATGAGATCCTAAAGTATCCCGAAGACAGTGCGGGAAGCATCATGACTACGGAGTTTGTATCTTTGAGAAAAGATATGGACGTATATGATGCATTTTTAAAAATCAAAGCAACCGGTATAGACAAGGAAACTATCTATACCTTATACGTCACGGACTCTAAAAAGAAACTTATCGGACTCGTTTCCACTAAGGATCTTCTTTTATCCGATATGGAAGATAAAATAGAAGATATAATGGAAACAAACATTATTTATGCAAATACTCTTGAAGACAGGGAAGAGGTCGTTAAGCTTTTTCACAAGTACGACTTGCTTGCTATACCCGTTGTGGATAATGAAAAGAGGCTCATCGGTATCATAACCGTCGATGACGTTATCGACGTAATCGTTGAAGAGGATACCGAAGACTTTGAAAAAATGGCTGCCATGACTCCCAGTGAAGATACTTATTTTAAGACTTCCGTCTTTACTCATGCAAAGAAGAGATTTGGCTGGCTGTTGTTTTTGATGTTATCCGCGACTTTTACCCAAACGATAATCACTCACTACGAACTGGCTTTTGCCGTCGTTCCGATTTTGGCTTCGTTCATTCCGATGATAAGCGATACCGGAGGAAACTGCGGTTCTCAGAGTGCGACCATGGTTATAAGGGGGATGTCTCTGGATGAGATAAAACCCAAAGATATATTAAAGGTAGTAAAAAAGGAAAGTGCCATATCCATAATGGTGGGGGTAGTTTTAAGCCTTGTCAACGGACTTAGGATAATCCTTACTTATCACAATATTACTTTGGCTATAGTCCTTGGGCTTACGCTGATATGTACCGTCTTTATGTCAAAGATACTTGGTTGTATCCTTCCGATTTTGGCAAAGATAATTAAAGTAGACCCGGCGGTCATGGCATCTCCGCTTATTTCAACGGTGGTAGATGCGTGTTCTCTGATAATATATTTTAATATTGCAATGAACATATTACACATTTAA